In Bacillus sp. NP247, one DNA window encodes the following:
- a CDS encoding DUF3147 family protein, with translation MHFLVKVIVSALIIGVITEVAKHYSTIGGFIAALPLVSLLSLFWISFEGGSKQELSQFAMGVLYGFPASALLLFIVYIGLKNSFSLNTSVLFGICAWCIVFTCQKLFQA, from the coding sequence ATGCATTTCCTCGTTAAGGTCATCGTTTCTGCACTTATTATCGGCGTTATTACTGAAGTCGCTAAACATTATAGTACGATAGGCGGCTTTATTGCTGCCCTTCCTCTTGTGAGTTTACTTAGTTTATTTTGGATTTCTTTCGAAGGTGGGAGTAAACAGGAGTTAAGTCAATTCGCTATGGGCGTATTATATGGATTTCCTGCATCAGCATTACTATTATTTATTGTTTATATCGGTTTAAAGAACTCCTTTTCACTTAATACGTCTGTACTCTTTGGCATTTGTGCCTGGTGTATCGTCTTTACTTGCCAAAAATTATTTCAAGCTTAG
- a CDS encoding alpha/beta fold hydrolase, with protein sequence MCLVYRLYLPKIISSLGGITINRSVEIFGQNVEVYMRGNSKQTIVIQTGMGCSFYDWLPIIEKLSQNFTVISYHRPGYGESELGTNLRTTIQAAKELHMLLHELDIYEPIILIGHSYGGLCAQHFAILHEDQIKALILVDSTSMNLHRLDELHLPVSDQTDSDDIWLHKYHTYSNMDADALYTELKPMLINTTKQHIKFSISPLLYNAMASELSEWKNCARSIKKQHKTLEIPLIVIGRDSQYSIAQLIEGGMPKEEATQLEDMWQELIREQLNLSINSQYILAEHASHGIENDRPDTIIEAIHSL encoded by the coding sequence TTGTGCCTGGTGTATCGTCTTTACTTGCCAAAAATTATTTCAAGCTTAGGGGGAATTACTATTAATAGATCAGTAGAGATATTTGGACAAAATGTAGAAGTATATATGAGAGGTAATAGTAAACAAACTATAGTCATTCAAACAGGAATGGGATGCTCATTTTATGATTGGCTTCCTATTATAGAAAAGCTTTCACAAAACTTTACAGTCATTTCATATCATCGCCCAGGTTACGGAGAAAGTGAGCTAGGAACTAATCTACGTACAACAATACAAGCTGCAAAGGAACTACATATGCTGCTACATGAACTAGATATTTACGAACCAATCATTTTAATCGGTCATTCCTATGGAGGTTTATGCGCACAACATTTTGCGATATTACATGAGGATCAAATTAAAGCACTTATTTTAGTTGATTCTACTTCCATGAACTTACACCGATTAGATGAACTTCATTTACCAGTTTCTGATCAAACTGATTCTGATGATATTTGGCTACACAAATATCATACTTACTCCAACATGGATGCAGATGCACTTTATACTGAACTAAAACCTATGCTCATCAATACAACAAAACAGCATATCAAATTTTCTATATCTCCTTTATTATATAATGCAATGGCTTCTGAACTATCGGAGTGGAAAAATTGTGCTCGCTCAATAAAAAAACAACACAAAACATTAGAAATACCATTAATCGTTATCGGTAGAGATTCTCAATATTCTATTGCTCAATTGATTGAGGGCGGTATGCCAAAAGAAGAAGCTACACAACTTGAAGATATGTGGCAAGAACTTATTCGTGAACAATTAAATCTCTCAATAAACAGCCAATACATTTTGGCTGAACATGCTAGTCATGGAATAGAAAATGATCGCCCAGATACTATCATTGAAGCCATTCACTCATTGTAA